From the genome of Clostridium sp. BNL1100, one region includes:
- a CDS encoding CXXX repeat peptide modification system protein, which produces MTRELVGTVTKEERNELLILFERKIGIEELSATLENDLLSTDKKEIMQDKMISELGKVKQNMQIWWDKMYKKYNWKSIEGYRWNIDFQTCEIFLTK; this is translated from the coding sequence ATGACTAGAGAATTAGTTGGCACCGTCACCAAAGAAGAAAGAAATGAATTACTAATACTTTTCGAAAGAAAAATTGGAATTGAGGAGCTTTCAGCTACTCTGGAAAATGATTTACTCTCTACTGATAAAAAAGAAATTATGCAGGATAAAATGATATCGGAATTGGGCAAGGTCAAACAAAATATGCAGATATGGTGGGATAAAATGTATAAAAAGTATAACTGGAAAAGCATTGAGGGATATCGCTGGAATATAGATTTTCAAACCTGTGAAATATTTTTAACTAAATAG
- a CDS encoding radical SAM peptide maturase, CXXX-repeat target family, producing MGNSTNIKMGSLAPSWEGLDGRPKNITFCVTEDCNLACKYCYMTGKNSFKKMTFETAKKVVDYLLSERETFNEKSVIWEFIGGEAFVEIELVDRITDYIKQQTFLLDHPWFNSYRLSFSSNGLLYSTPAVQKYIKKNKAHLSIGLSVDGNKVKHDLQRIKPDGSGSYDDVIKNVPLWLSQFPDSSSKATFAHDDIPYLKDSIISLWDIGIKIVAANVVFEDVWKDGDDIIMEQQLRELADYVLENKLWEEYSVRFFDPSIGNPLTEEDINQNYCGAGKMLAIDCDGNFYPCVRFYSISLNNRKAICVGNSDSGINQDKLRPFQALSLKSQSRPECVKCEVASGCAWCQGCNYDLADTDTIYQRAIHICKIHKATVRANQYFWDKFESVSGLPSQRKKAALDRKQQNKSYLQFITSDNIIPHCSYRNTKSTNNIMTPEVLEKGIAFCEAKGYTPVFLGVPQGVNEEKHQEYLTIDKAGQAGNAISVYDNSADNQDGEAPGILLLNRHNIHNLYELIEKLFSVVYRINLEIEDINEWNDQDIQQYKIQLARIVEFVAKKYDQDEEIEINVLTDIWNLNAMKNCDAGTNTFALAPNGRIYICPAFYFDDPDCHIGTISDGIDIKNPQLFQLENAPICSACDVYNCNRCKYLNKKMTNEINTPSKIQCVISHIEREHSRKLQRLLKENNSYKFENTLREIDYSDPLEKLLKT from the coding sequence GTGGGAAATAGTACAAATATCAAAATGGGAAGTTTAGCCCCTTCGTGGGAAGGTCTGGATGGAAGGCCAAAGAATATAACCTTCTGCGTAACAGAAGACTGTAACCTTGCCTGTAAATACTGCTATATGACAGGTAAAAACAGTTTTAAAAAGATGACCTTTGAAACAGCTAAAAAGGTTGTGGACTATTTACTTTCTGAAAGAGAGACTTTTAATGAAAAATCAGTAATATGGGAATTCATAGGCGGAGAGGCTTTTGTAGAAATTGAGCTGGTGGATAGAATAACAGACTACATCAAGCAGCAAACCTTCCTCCTTGACCATCCTTGGTTCAACAGCTACAGATTATCCTTCTCAAGTAATGGTCTTCTTTACAGCACACCGGCGGTTCAAAAATATATTAAAAAGAATAAGGCACACCTCTCTATCGGTTTAAGTGTAGATGGAAATAAAGTGAAACATGACTTGCAAAGAATAAAGCCGGATGGCAGCGGCTCCTATGACGATGTAATTAAAAATGTACCTCTCTGGCTAAGCCAATTTCCGGACTCCTCTTCAAAGGCTACCTTTGCCCATGATGATATTCCTTATCTTAAAGATAGTATTATCAGCCTTTGGGATATCGGTATAAAAATTGTAGCCGCAAATGTAGTGTTTGAGGATGTATGGAAGGACGGCGACGACATAATTATGGAACAGCAGCTCAGGGAGCTTGCTGATTACGTTCTTGAGAACAAGCTATGGGAAGAATACTCTGTAAGATTCTTCGATCCCAGCATAGGTAACCCGCTTACAGAAGAAGACATAAATCAAAATTACTGCGGTGCAGGAAAAATGTTGGCAATTGACTGTGACGGCAACTTTTATCCATGCGTAAGGTTTTATAGTATCAGTCTAAATAACCGGAAAGCAATATGTGTTGGAAACTCTGATAGTGGGATTAATCAGGACAAGCTAAGACCCTTTCAAGCTTTAAGTCTCAAAAGTCAAAGTCGGCCGGAATGTGTTAAGTGTGAAGTGGCCAGCGGCTGTGCTTGGTGTCAGGGCTGCAATTACGACCTGGCGGACACTGATACTATTTACCAAAGGGCTATACATATATGCAAGATACATAAAGCGACTGTTAGAGCAAATCAATACTTCTGGGACAAGTTTGAAAGTGTATCCGGCTTGCCTTCTCAAAGAAAAAAAGCTGCACTGGACAGAAAACAGCAAAACAAGAGCTACTTACAATTTATAACTTCAGATAACATCATACCCCATTGTTCCTATAGAAACACAAAGTCAACTAACAATATCATGACTCCCGAAGTTTTAGAAAAAGGTATCGCATTTTGCGAGGCAAAGGGGTATACACCTGTTTTTTTAGGGGTCCCACAGGGAGTAAATGAAGAAAAACATCAGGAATACCTTACTATTGATAAGGCAGGACAAGCCGGGAATGCCATTTCAGTATATGACAATAGTGCAGACAACCAGGATGGAGAAGCTCCCGGCATTTTACTTCTTAACAGGCATAATATACATAACTTATATGAATTAATAGAGAAACTTTTCAGTGTGGTCTATAGGATAAATCTTGAGATTGAAGATATTAATGAATGGAATGACCAAGATATTCAGCAGTACAAAATTCAGTTAGCTAGAATAGTTGAATTTGTTGCAAAAAAATACGACCAAGACGAAGAAATTGAAATAAACGTATTGACCGATATATGGAATTTGAATGCTATGAAAAACTGTGACGCAGGTACCAATACTTTTGCACTTGCGCCAAACGGAAGAATTTATATATGTCCGGCATTTTACTTTGATGACCCTGATTGTCACATAGGCACTATTTCGGACGGTATTGATATAAAAAATCCCCAACTGTTCCAGTTGGAAAATGCACCTATATGCTCCGCCTGTGATGTTTACAACTGCAACAGATGTAAATACCTAAACAAAAAAATGACAAATGAGATAAATACACCTTCAAAAATCCAGTGTGTAATAAGCCATATAGAAAGAGAACATTCTAGGAAGCTTCAAAGACTACTCAAAGAAAATAACTCCTATAAATTCGAAAATACACTAAGAGAAATTGACTATAGCGACCCATTGGAAAAGCTACTAAAAACATAA
- a CDS encoding S8 family serine peptidase, with translation MGKKIKIAVIDSGINTQMCNLNKCVIHSTGFGVNSEGYIEENKTLPARNLHGTIVAAIIHHICSDVELISINILDENLSSDGRILAYSLSQVFDYKPDIIHMSLGTVKKRYIFPLRKIVKEAKRLNITIVAAAENLQRVSYPAYLKGVIGVKAGWFDDCMKYSYKQGFFHAPAGIDGIEFLQEIPDIQNVRGTSLSAAYISGHLARMLKDKNNLSYKEAKEALQKGLLKKE, from the coding sequence TTGGGCAAGAAAATCAAGATTGCCGTAATTGATAGTGGTATAAACACGCAAATGTGCAATTTGAATAAGTGTGTAATACACTCAACAGGTTTTGGTGTTAATAGTGAAGGATATATAGAAGAGAACAAAACCCTGCCTGCGAGAAACCTTCACGGTACCATAGTAGCTGCGATAATACACCATATTTGCAGTGATGTTGAGCTTATAAGTATAAATATCCTTGACGAGAACCTTTCGTCAGACGGAAGAATACTTGCATATTCCCTAAGTCAGGTATTTGACTACAAGCCTGACATCATACATATGAGTCTGGGTACTGTAAAAAAAAGATACATATTTCCACTTCGAAAAATAGTAAAAGAGGCAAAAAGACTCAATATAACGATAGTAGCTGCCGCTGAAAATCTACAAAGGGTCTCCTACCCAGCTTATCTAAAAGGGGTTATTGGCGTAAAGGCAGGCTGGTTTGATGATTGTATGAAGTATTCCTATAAACAGGGGTTTTTCCATGCTCCCGCAGGAATTGACGGTATAGAGTTCTTGCAAGAAATACCCGACATTCAAAACGTAAGAGGTACAAGCCTATCGGCAGCGTATATATCAGGGCATTTGGCTCGGATGTTAAAAGATAAGAATAATCTTTCCTATAAGGAAGCTAAAGAAGCTCTACAAAAGGGACTTTTAAAAAAGGAGTGA
- a CDS encoding ABC transporter ATP-binding protein, whose protein sequence is MKIKFLKQEDITLLKRALKYVFSYKTKFVLAFVCIIGGIGIGIAQPLFWGGILDSFFQKSMAGAIPNIVYSLLLGILASIISYLQSYIFSSLNQNIIFDLKRDMYKAILDLPVKAYDEINNGELMSRLHGDAGEVANAITNTLINTVVDIIRLIAVGITVFTISIKLALIVIITFPISFYIFNTYGKKIRAGNKQLSKLNDKYFSDSGQTIWGIREVKSLGIKKDKFESFTQIASKLKEMIITVILLGAKSQALSDIVNHITYIAVVLVGGMFVVNGSLDIKYFIAFNSYSGQFSGSLLSISKFNMNLQQVMNSLERIFHLIDGLTYSPEKFGEKSIDNSTGEIKFENVSFSYESQINVLDNVTINIPAKSRTAIVGSSGSGKTTVFNLLLRLYQPCNGHIFIDHTEVNEIKEEDLRRHISVVRQEPVLFTVSIKENLLLANPDASQQEIESACKRAYIHDYIESLPDKYNSVIGENGVNLSGGQRQRIAIARALLKKSKIILFDEATSSLDNESQFYIKKAIDTLAEDCTVVLIAHRLSTIIEADVIYVMDKGKVVGRGNHHSLIHTNKVYKNLYQAEVELINDNSRDVI, encoded by the coding sequence ATGAAGATAAAATTTTTAAAGCAAGAAGATATAACCTTGCTTAAAAGAGCTCTAAAATATGTATTCTCATATAAGACTAAATTCGTACTGGCTTTTGTATGTATAATCGGAGGAATAGGGATAGGAATAGCTCAGCCTCTGTTTTGGGGTGGAATATTAGACAGCTTTTTTCAAAAAAGCATGGCTGGTGCCATACCCAATATAGTATACAGTCTGTTACTTGGTATCCTTGCAAGCATTATTTCATATTTACAATCTTACATCTTTTCTTCATTAAACCAAAATATAATATTCGACTTAAAAAGGGATATGTACAAAGCCATTCTGGATCTTCCTGTAAAAGCTTATGATGAAATAAATAATGGAGAATTAATGTCCAGATTACATGGAGATGCAGGTGAGGTTGCAAATGCTATTACCAACACGCTAATAAATACTGTTGTTGATATCATACGTCTTATAGCCGTAGGAATAACCGTATTTACCATAAGCATTAAACTGGCTTTGATAGTTATAATTACTTTTCCCATATCTTTTTACATCTTTAATACATATGGAAAAAAAATCAGGGCCGGCAATAAACAATTATCCAAATTGAATGATAAATACTTTAGCGACTCAGGCCAAACCATCTGGGGTATAAGAGAAGTAAAAAGCTTAGGAATTAAAAAAGACAAGTTTGAATCATTTACACAGATTGCAAGCAAATTAAAGGAAATGATTATAACTGTAATATTGCTTGGTGCAAAGTCTCAGGCTCTTTCAGATATTGTGAACCATATAACTTATATCGCAGTCGTTTTAGTGGGAGGAATGTTCGTTGTAAACGGCTCATTAGACATTAAATATTTTATTGCCTTCAATTCATACTCCGGTCAATTTTCAGGGTCACTTTTAAGCATAAGCAAATTTAACATGAATTTACAACAGGTTATGAATTCCCTTGAAAGAATATTTCACTTGATAGACGGACTTACTTATTCCCCTGAGAAGTTTGGTGAAAAAAGTATAGATAATAGTACTGGAGAAATTAAATTTGAAAATGTCTCCTTTAGTTATGAAAGCCAAATAAATGTACTGGATAACGTAACTATAAACATTCCGGCTAAAAGCAGGACAGCCATTGTAGGAAGCAGCGGAAGCGGCAAAACAACCGTCTTCAATTTATTGCTACGACTTTACCAGCCCTGTAACGGGCATATATTCATTGACCACACAGAAGTAAATGAAATCAAGGAAGAAGATTTACGCAGGCATATTTCAGTAGTACGACAAGAGCCTGTTCTATTTACAGTATCTATAAAAGAAAATCTGTTGCTTGCAAACCCGGATGCCTCTCAGCAGGAAATAGAAAGTGCCTGCAAAAGGGCTTATATTCATGATTATATTGAATCCTTGCCTGATAAATATAATTCTGTGATTGGAGAAAACGGTGTAAATCTTTCTGGCGGTCAACGGCAAAGAATAGCTATAGCCAGAGCCTTATTAAAAAAGTCAAAGATAATTCTTTTTGACGAGGCCACCTCTTCTCTGGATAATGAATCTCAATTTTACATAAAAAAAGCCATTGATACCTTAGCTGAAGATTGTACCGTAGTACTGATAGCTCACAGACTTTCTACAATAATAGAAGCCGATGTTATATATGTAATGGATAAAGGAAAAGTAGTTGGCCGAGGCAATCACCATTCATTAATTCATACCAATAAAGTATACAAAAATCTGTACCAAGCAGAAGTAGAGCTTATAAATGACAATAGCAGGGATGTGATTTGA
- a CDS encoding methyl-accepting chemotaxis protein, producing MSVAKKLITSYVLVLVLMAGIVGTSIYATRSLKIQAENLITDAIPIGYAADGLLTALVNEETGVRGYLVSGDEKFLDPYNFGKSDIRVKLKEIESRLDKHPIMAQLIAEAKPKIDAIEKYFDSQISLVKQGNLEEARAKAGDGKQLFDSFRESHDKIKKDIDKLTNDAWNDVIDVQDKSNILIAIISIIAVLVTIITSYLLIRSISTPVKKVTDTLHRISDGDLTVDALNIKSKDEIGVLVTSLNKMVANMRDILAKVSDVSTQVAASSEELTASAEQCTKANEQIAEATQKSASGAEEQLGSIQHSTDTIKEMSTNIQQISENSKEMYTLSDKAFSASEHGIITVNDVVAQMNDITSTVSDSETVIRKLGEHSKEIGNIVEIITGITEQTNLLALNAAIEAARAGEQGKGFAVVAEEIRKLAEQSKVSATQIAQFVKEIQSETENAVISINKGNEKVKDGFAKTQHVAETFQAIKADVTNVNSKVKDVMASIELVSSQSQAIVSISETIKKAAEEGAILSQDNSAANEEQVATMEEITSSAQSLAELADELQSSISIFRI from the coding sequence ATGTCAGTAGCAAAAAAACTCATCACAAGTTATGTATTAGTATTAGTATTAATGGCAGGTATCGTTGGAACAAGCATTTATGCAACTCGCTCCTTGAAAATCCAGGCAGAAAACCTTATAACAGATGCTATTCCAATAGGTTATGCGGCAGATGGATTATTAACGGCGTTAGTTAATGAGGAAACTGGAGTACGTGGGTATCTTGTATCAGGAGATGAAAAGTTTCTTGATCCATACAATTTCGGGAAAAGTGATATTAGAGTAAAATTAAAAGAAATTGAGTCTAGGCTAGACAAGCACCCGATTATGGCACAGCTTATAGCAGAAGCTAAACCGAAGATTGACGCTATTGAGAAATATTTTGATTCACAGATTTCCCTTGTCAAGCAGGGGAATTTGGAAGAGGCACGTGCAAAAGCCGGGGATGGCAAACAGCTATTTGACAGCTTTCGTGAATCTCATGATAAAATCAAAAAGGATATAGACAAGTTAACAAATGATGCTTGGAACGATGTTATAGATGTGCAAGACAAGAGCAACATACTTATTGCAATAATCAGCATAATTGCAGTTCTTGTTACTATAATAACATCGTACCTATTGATCAGGAGCATATCAACACCTGTAAAAAAAGTCACAGACACACTGCACCGGATATCCGATGGAGACTTGACGGTTGATGCTTTAAATATTAAAAGCAAGGATGAAATCGGTGTATTGGTAACTTCTTTAAATAAAATGGTTGCTAATATGAGAGATATACTGGCAAAAGTAAGTGACGTATCGACACAAGTTGCTGCTTCTTCAGAAGAATTAACCGCCAGTGCCGAACAATGTACAAAAGCAAATGAGCAGATTGCTGAAGCTACTCAAAAAAGTGCTTCAGGGGCGGAAGAACAGTTAGGAAGCATTCAACATTCAACCGATACAATAAAGGAAATGTCTACGAATATACAGCAAATTTCTGAAAATAGTAAAGAGATGTACACTTTGTCAGATAAGGCTTTTTCAGCTTCCGAACATGGAATTATTACGGTAAATGACGTTGTGGCACAAATGAATGATATAACATCAACCGTTAGTGATTCTGAAACTGTAATCAGAAAGTTAGGAGAACATTCAAAAGAAATTGGAAACATTGTTGAAATTATTACAGGCATTACAGAACAGACAAATCTTCTTGCGCTAAATGCAGCAATCGAAGCAGCCCGTGCAGGTGAGCAAGGTAAGGGGTTTGCTGTTGTTGCAGAGGAGATTCGCAAACTTGCTGAACAATCTAAAGTATCAGCCACACAAATAGCTCAATTTGTCAAGGAAATTCAAAGTGAAACAGAAAATGCTGTTATATCAATTAATAAAGGGAATGAGAAGGTTAAAGATGGTTTTGCAAAAACGCAGCATGTTGCTGAAACATTCCAAGCTATTAAAGCTGATGTAACAAATGTGAATAGTAAAGTAAAGGATGTAATGGCATCTATAGAGCTTGTTTCATCCCAGAGCCAAGCAATTGTCTCAATTTCTGAAACAATTAAAAAAGCGGCAGAAGAAGGGGCAATATTAAGCCAGGATAATTCTGCTGCAAATGAGGAACAGGTTGCAACAATGGAAGAAATAACTTCTTCCGCACAATCATTAGCAGAACTTGCTGATGAGTTGCAGTCCTCAATATCAATTTTTAGAATTTAA
- a CDS encoding HD domain-containing phosphohydrolase: protein MDQYIPIIDIVIALSSAIDLINPNISNHHKRVAYISYCIAKEMGYSENEIKDLVLAGLLHDCGAVNLFERSSIFEFEFGNSYSNRHNHGYKGWFILRDAEELRSAADIIKYHHVFWKEISHKRFQSCKIPKFSHILHLADRIDILINPNQEILQQKKYISKMIRNGKDTMFMPAAVDAFENIASKPYFWFDITGTYVEDLIRKIMSPYKVYINSELLIQYANIAHRIIDFRSKFTATHSIGVAASASTLASKLGFSVCDSRLMHSAGLMHDLGKLCIPESILEKPGPLDHYEFNLMKAHTYHTYRILDSIPGLGKVRDWAAFHHEKLDGTGYPFGLDSRSLDLGSRILAVSDMFTALTEERPYRHAMSLKDTVKLINEVNTLDYDVKYCLNQNIEEINEIRRTSQEIVFQSCNEIFPEFDEELNLHAL from the coding sequence ATGGATCAATACATACCGATTATAGATATTGTTATAGCCCTATCGAGTGCTATAGATTTGATAAACCCTAATATTTCAAATCATCACAAGAGAGTTGCATATATCTCTTATTGTATCGCTAAAGAAATGGGTTATTCGGAGAATGAGATTAAGGATTTAGTACTGGCCGGCTTGCTTCATGATTGCGGCGCAGTTAATTTGTTTGAAAGGAGTTCCATTTTCGAGTTTGAATTTGGGAATTCCTATTCCAACAGGCATAACCATGGGTATAAAGGATGGTTTATTCTTCGGGACGCAGAGGAATTACGTTCAGCTGCCGATATAATAAAATATCACCATGTATTTTGGAAAGAAATATCTCACAAGCGGTTTCAATCCTGCAAGATACCAAAATTCAGTCATATCCTCCATTTAGCAGACAGAATTGATATACTGATAAATCCTAATCAGGAAATCTTGCAGCAGAAAAAATATATAAGCAAAATGATTCGCAACGGCAAAGATACAATGTTTATGCCCGCAGCAGTTGATGCGTTTGAGAACATTGCCTCAAAACCTTATTTTTGGTTCGATATTACAGGAACTTATGTTGAGGATCTGATACGCAAAATAATGTCGCCATACAAGGTTTATATTAATAGTGAGCTTTTAATTCAATATGCAAATATCGCACACAGAATTATTGATTTCAGAAGTAAATTTACAGCTACCCACTCAATAGGTGTGGCTGCTAGTGCAAGTACTTTGGCCTCTAAACTGGGATTTTCTGTTTGCGACAGCAGACTGATGCACTCTGCGGGGCTAATGCATGATTTGGGAAAACTGTGTATCCCGGAAAGTATTTTAGAAAAACCCGGTCCCTTAGACCACTATGAATTCAATCTTATGAAAGCACATACATATCATACCTACCGGATACTGGATTCAATTCCCGGTTTGGGAAAAGTACGTGACTGGGCCGCATTCCACCATGAAAAGCTTGATGGTACGGGTTATCCCTTTGGATTGGACTCAAGAAGTCTTGATCTGGGTTCCAGGATACTTGCTGTAAGCGACATGTTTACAGCTCTTACGGAAGAAAGACCTTACAGACATGCCATGTCCCTTAAAGACACGGTTAAGCTTATTAATGAAGTAAATACTCTTGATTATGATGTCAAGTATTGCCTCAACCAAAATATTGAGGAAATAAACGAGATAAGACGTACTTCTCAGGAGATTGTTTTCCAGAGCTGTAATGAAATCTTTCCGGAGTTTGATGAAGAACTTAATCTTCACGCATTGTAA
- a CDS encoding ABC transporter ATP-binding protein produces MLTISNLSKTYKGGKKAVDNLTLEIQKGDIYGFIGHNGAGKTTTIKCVTGILEFSEGDIRIGGKSIKTDPLECKRMIAYIPDNPDLYENMTGIQYLNFITDVFSIPAKEREKSIKEYADMMELTGSLGDLISSYSHGMKQKLAIISALVHNPSLYIMDEPFVGLDPKAAHTLKEIMKEKCRQGSAIFFSTHVLEVAEKLCNKIAIIKDGKLITSGETDTVRGNSSLEQLFLELIDNE; encoded by the coding sequence ATGCTTACAATAAGTAATTTATCCAAAACTTATAAAGGTGGTAAAAAGGCAGTAGACAATTTGACATTGGAAATTCAAAAAGGTGATATCTACGGATTTATAGGACATAATGGTGCAGGAAAGACAACTACAATAAAGTGTGTTACGGGTATTCTTGAATTCTCCGAGGGAGATATTCGTATAGGAGGCAAATCCATAAAAACAGACCCACTGGAATGTAAAAGGATGATTGCGTATATACCTGATAATCCCGACCTTTATGAAAATATGACAGGAATTCAATATCTGAATTTTATTACAGATGTTTTCTCCATTCCGGCAAAAGAGAGAGAAAAATCTATCAAAGAGTACGCAGACATGATGGAACTCACGGGAAGCCTGGGAGATTTGATTTCGTCTTACTCTCATGGAATGAAGCAAAAGCTTGCCATTATTTCAGCACTTGTTCATAACCCAAGCCTGTATATAATGGATGAACCTTTTGTTGGACTTGACCCAAAGGCAGCACATACTCTGAAAGAGATTATGAAAGAAAAATGCAGACAAGGGAGTGCTATTTTCTTTTCAACCCATGTTTTAGAGGTTGCGGAAAAGCTCTGTAACAAGATAGCTATTATAAAGGATGGCAAGCTTATTACCAGTGGTGAAACTGACACAGTAAGAGGAAACAGCTCACTTGAGCAATTATTTTTGGAGTTGATAGATAATGAATAG
- a CDS encoding ABC transporter permease — translation MNSVFFLIKANIINSWGINKALKSKSGAEKVKTALLGLLIVYAFCMLTFTMFMLYYPLGKVLAELNSLELLIGSSILSTTLFSLFMSIYKIPGYLFSFRDFDLLMSLPVKPSAVLASKMIFVYLSNLAISILAGIPSLVIYGINTHSGPIYYVFAAVATLFVPLIPISIGAVLAYILGRISSKFRSTNVLMLIGTFVIIIAFMVLPNMITGINQEQVQSAIPAISGVTKVLFWTNLYIKALSNTNILYLAAFLLVSAAIFGMFIFIFSRGFKTINSRMSEKYKASNYKVTTLKASGVMKALYIKELRFYLSSYIYVTNTAVGVIMMLIFSLAVAVFGKDKVAMMLELPMAGSYIAPVVALVFAFCISFTFVTAASISLEGKGLWIIKSLPLKVENILWSKILLNMTLTIPALIINIVIVAFAFKMSAETVIVLLLLSLLLCIVSPVIGILVNLYFPKLEWTSQVSVVKQSASIFVTMIINVIIMGVPVVLFILLKPSNTNLFMELICVVLAVLAFVLIKALRTIGVKKFKEL, via the coding sequence ATGAATAGTGTATTTTTTTTAATTAAAGCAAACATAATTAATTCCTGGGGAATAAACAAGGCACTAAAATCAAAATCTGGTGCTGAAAAGGTAAAGACGGCATTGCTGGGTTTACTTATAGTGTACGCTTTTTGTATGCTGACTTTCACCATGTTTATGTTATACTACCCTCTGGGTAAGGTTCTTGCGGAGTTGAATTCACTGGAACTGCTTATAGGAAGCTCTATTTTGTCAACTACTCTGTTCTCACTTTTTATGAGTATTTACAAAATACCGGGATACCTGTTTTCTTTCAGGGATTTTGATTTACTAATGTCTCTGCCTGTAAAACCATCGGCAGTACTGGCAAGTAAGATGATTTTTGTTTATCTTTCGAACCTTGCCATAAGTATACTTGCTGGAATTCCTTCATTGGTCATTTACGGAATAAACACTCATAGTGGGCCAATATACTATGTTTTTGCTGCCGTAGCAACATTGTTTGTTCCCCTTATTCCAATATCTATAGGTGCTGTTTTAGCTTATATACTGGGACGTATATCCTCCAAGTTCAGATCTACTAATGTTTTAATGTTGATAGGAACTTTTGTTATTATTATTGCATTTATGGTTCTGCCCAACATGATTACCGGAATTAATCAAGAGCAGGTTCAGAGTGCTATTCCGGCAATATCCGGTGTGACAAAGGTTCTTTTCTGGACTAACCTGTATATTAAAGCTTTAAGCAACACAAATATTCTGTATCTTGCAGCCTTTTTACTGGTTAGTGCGGCGATTTTTGGAATGTTTATTTTTATATTCTCCAGAGGCTTTAAAACCATAAATTCCAGAATGTCCGAAAAATACAAGGCATCCAATTACAAGGTCACAACGCTAAAGGCCTCAGGGGTTATGAAAGCGCTGTATATCAAGGAATTGAGATTCTATCTGTCTTCATATATATATGTAACCAATACCGCAGTAGGTGTAATAATGATGCTGATTTTTTCCTTGGCAGTTGCTGTTTTTGGTAAGGATAAGGTTGCAATGATGTTGGAACTCCCAATGGCCGGTTCGTATATAGCACCGGTGGTTGCTTTGGTTTTTGCATTCTGTATAAGTTTTACATTTGTTACCGCAGCATCAATATCTCTTGAGGGAAAAGGCCTTTGGATAATAAAATCTCTTCCTTTAAAAGTAGAAAATATACTTTGGAGTAAAATACTCCTCAATATGACTCTTACTATTCCGGCACTCATTATAAATATAGTAATTGTGGCATTTGCCTTTAAAATGAGTGCTGAAACGGTTATTGTTCTGCTTTTATTGTCGTTGCTCTTGTGTATAGTTTCTCCTGTTATTGGTATTTTGGTAAACCTGTACTTCCCAAAACTTGAGTGGACTTCACAGGTTTCAGTAGTAAAGCAAAGCGCAAGTATTTTCGTGACCATGATTATCAACGTTATAATCATGGGAGTTCCGGTAGTTTTGTTTATTCTTTTAAAGCCTTCCAACACCAATCTGTTTATGGAATTGATTTGTGTTGTTTTGGCCGTATTGGCATTTGTACTTATAAAAGCATTAAGAACGATAGGTGTTAAAAAGTTCAAGGAATTATAA